The following is a genomic window from Malus sylvestris chromosome 7, drMalSylv7.2, whole genome shotgun sequence.
ttgttgattactgcATCTGGGGTATGCTGATTCCATTCAGGGGACCAGTTCCTATATAGAGCCCAGATTTCACCCCTTGTAGGAAATATGCGAATCATCCCTCGTGTGCCTTTTGTCCAATTAACCTTGCTTGAGAAAGAATTTAAAGTATCAGATATTGCATATTTGCCAGGCCTGAAATCACCACAAGTTTTAGCGAAACCAGAACCTACCCAGTTCAGCGTACCCAATTCATTGTTGCTTCTCGAGTTAAGCCAACTGACCCGCATCTTAAACGGCTTCAAGGAGATCACCTTTTGAATTCGACCATAATAACGAGGCATACCATCATTATCATATGCAGCCCAAACTTGGTCCTCTCCAAAGGATCTTTCAGTTCGATCCAAGTCAAAATTATGAAAATCAGGGTCTGGAACGTTGATCGGCATTGGTGACTTATCCTCTACATCTGGAGCACTGTTTGTGCTTGTGTCAACATTTACCACActcttctgtttcttttttactttcaCAGTTTCTTGCTCTTTCTTTGCCTGCTTTGCTTCAGTTGCTGAGCTCCGCGCAAGAAAATTGCGAATTGAAGTTAGTGCCGTCTCAATTAGAACTTTTCTTATTACCGGATATGGAACCTCTCTGAGGACCTTAGGTTTGTCCTGTGCACTAGAGAAATCATAAATTCTTTTCGTTCCAGAATTACCTTTACTCAACTCAGATATACCTCCCACGTCGGCTCCACCACTTCCCATGGCCATTTGATTAGGCCTTTTTTTATCATAACCGTTCAAATGAGGATCATCCGTTCTTCTCTTTTTCAATGTAGGATTTCCCTTCAAATTTTGACTCCTTTCCCATTCAGCAATTGACTGTCTCCGCTCTGAATTTCTATTCATATTCTCACTTGCCTGCTGAACCGCATCCACAGCAGCGTGACCCGATGCAACTGTGCTACCGATACTTGTCACTTTGGTGGCAGAGCCCTGCTTCAAGTTTGTGTTGTTGTTTGAATTAGAACCTGAAGACCCCCCAGCTCCTACATTTTGAGCTGCAGCACAGTTTCTTCCAGAACTATTTGAGTTACCACCAGCAGCATAGTGTCTTGAATTCTGATGCTGCTGGGAAGAAGAGCTCTTGGACGACTTGAAAATCTCTGCAGGTGGAGCCTGTTCTACAGCCAAGAAAGTCTTCTTACAATTAGGACAGACAAGAAGATGATGTAGATACATTCTGACATACTGATAATGAGTTTTGCAATGGTTGCAAATGGTCCAAAATGTAGCAGCTTTTGCATATGAAGGTATATGGGTGGAACCGCGCTGAGTCCTCGCATTCATAACATTCTGAAAGGTACTTGCACTAGGTTGCGTTGACGGACCTCCACTACGGTGTGCAGCTTCCTGTTGAGACGCTTTTACAGTCTTCCTGACACTATTCATACAATTTTGAAAGGTGCTTGCACTAGGTTGCACTGACGGACCCCCAGTACGGGACACTGCTTCCTGTTGAAACCCTTGTACATTCCTCATGTGGTTATATGCTACCCTCTTGGCCTTGTCTGATAACAAAGTCCAGGCCTCTGAAACCAACTTAAATGCGCCTTCTGCACCAAAACACTTGTTTTTATCAGGATGAAGCATGAAAGCCAACTTTCTATACTCTTTCTTAATCGTCTCATCATCAGCATACGGAGTAACACTAAGTACTCCATACCAATCTGCTTCCCCATTAATTTTATTCTCCGAAGAGATGTAAACATCAAGTATAGTCAACATTTGGGAGAGACCCTCAAGCTCGGGACACAAATTTAGAGCTTTCAAAACAAACTTCTTAGCACTAGCATAATTTCTTTCTGCAAACTTCCTCTCAGCAAGTTCCTTAGCCTTGACCGCATCATCTTTATTGCACTCCATAGTTTCCCTAACAGTCTCAATACACTTCCTCTGAGTCTTTACTTAACTGGAGCAGTAAGCATAATACGAGAAAAAGTATTACATTCGACAACCCCTAGCCATTTTTCCTTCCCAGAAAGCGGTCATGACTACGGATGTTAAATACCTGATCCAAAGAGAAAGCAAACAAATAGCATCAGATTATTTTACTTGTTATTCAATTATGCTAACAACTTAAAGTCCGACCCGATgcagaaacaaaaaaaactcattTCAAAACAAACATTGTTTAAATACAGAGTTTAAAACCCTCCCTCACCAACACCAAACAAAAAAAGCCGCTGCTATAAatctataaataataaattccaTCACATTGAATAGAAACAAGTATCACTTTTATAGATAGAAACAGATAATGTACTAGAAGAAGTCAAGACAGACCTCAATCATCTCTCCTTTTCGACTTAAACCACAGACTTCCCCGTCAAAGGACGAAAGAGCTTTGCTTCATAAAAAAGGGCTAGGCATGCGTTTTCATCAAACACTTGGAACTACACCAAGAGAACTCCTTAACACAACATTTCCCCAACAATTTCCAACAGATCTAAGCAACTAAGAAAGCCAGATATGGCATGCCATTGCACACTCTTACAGGAATTCAACAAAACTTTACCTTAATCAAGCTTCCCTAATGCATACAATATGTCAAATCATAAACAAAatgcaacaaaacaaaagccatcttttaaaaaaaaatacccttaaaaaaaattcccaaaaccCACTTGGAGGAAATAGTCCCCAAGAAAATAATGATCAGAATTTACCAACTCAGAAAGCTCAAAGCTTTACTGAAAAACTACAAGATTTCTGTGTGAGTTCACAGAAACATAGCTTTTAGGGTTTCAGTAACATCGTCTGGGTGGGAAAGTTCTGAAATTTAGCActttcaaaatttcagaaaatttcacaaaccctagCTCTGTGCCATTTCCCAAAGTTGAACAAAACCAGAAAAGCACTTAAGCAAAAGCGGAAATTGCAGAGAAAAAGTGCTTACCCACAAAGAAGGAAGAGGAGTCTGACtgacttgaaggagtttgaatcTGAGACGACCATCACCACCAGGTACACTGACCCATTAGCCCCTAGGGAAAATTCTTAATTGCAgacttaaaaattgaaattttttagggAAAAAGTAGGAATGGGTTTTGGTGCCTCTAGGCTCTAGTATTGTATAGATTTATATATTGGTTGGTTTAATTTAACTCAAGAAGACTAACTAGGGTTAAATTTTAACCTCGGCGTAGGATTTACGCTAGATGGACACCGAACATTCTAGATGGAAGAGTAACGTTACGCCAGATGTAAAAGAACCGTTACGCCAGTTGGACAACGCATATTGTAGcaatgaaaaaattaaaaatataatggAAACAGGTCCTGAGTTCAATTCACAATGCTCACATTAACTTTAAAGAAACATATTGTCACTGATTAACTAGGCTCAAGTTTTAACCTTGGCCTAGAGTTTATGCTAGATGGACACCGCATATTCCAGATGTAAAAGAACCATTACGCCAAATGTACGTCGCATATTTTAAATGTGGGAAACTAAAAGTATGGTGGGAACATATCCTGAGTTCCATCCTCAACACATACATTAACTTTAAAGAAACGTATTGTGATTTATTTAGTTTATTGGATGTAagtttagtttaatttgttgtcacatttttttaacaaaatgttACATTTAAATTTCTTATGTATCCTAGTAAGGCTCATGAAGAATTTAGGGACAATGTGGCATGTTGGAGAGCCTTAGCCCTTATCTATGTCCTACATTCCAAACATTTccatatttaaataattaaattctcTTTTTTCAatcgaaaaataaattacatttttataagATATCGGTAAAACATTGATATTGATACATAATATAATTtttaggcctaattggataaatggtcccgtggtcataaggtattcggatgatagcccctgtggtaaaaaaattcggatttaaacctatgtggtctaagtctgttagtatttaaacccctgtggtctaagtctgttaggatttatgcccatCTATTAAATAATGATGACGTGGCTGACACATATAtgtcacgtggctgccaaatgtctgccacgtggcaaaaataataattttttatttttttttaaaaaacctgaatttttacaacaaaaaaaaaacgcagatctgcaagaaaaaggaagagggagagggaggagggcgcggggagagggctccggcgggaagaagaagaagaagaagaaggaagagggaggAGTCGCGCGGGGAGACCGGCGGGGagaccggcgggaagaagaagaagaagaagaagaagaagaataagaagaagaaggaagagggagagggaggagtcgcgcggggagaccggcgggaagaagaagaaggaagaaggagaagaacgGCGGAGGGGGGGGAACGGGCAGAGGGCGGGGGGGAgattctgggtttttttttatttataaaaattcaggttttttttaaaaaaaataaaaaattatcattttgccacgtggcagacatttggcagccacgtgagcattatttaacagatgggcataaatcctaacagacttagaccacatgggtttaaatccgaatttttttaccacaggggctatcatccgaataccttatgaccacggggaccatttatccgattaggcctaaTTTTTAAGTATATGATAAAAGGTTTAAATCTTAACCAGAATTAGACGCCCTCTTTCACTTGTATATCAAATTTCGTTTGCAAAGTGATTTGTAGATTAATTGATAAATTGTAACCAATAAGAGCACTTCCACTGTGTGCTCCAGCCCGAGGGACAGGCGCATGAATAGGGCCAAACAGCTCGAGTGATGAAGCCCAGCGTGTGCTGGCAAGTGAGCCTGAGTAAGCTCGAGGGAGAAGCCTGACATGAATTGCAGGCCAGAGCGCCCGAAAGGAATGTGACGTGGGCTGACGTCAGCCacgttttttttatttcaaagaaCCCATATCCTAAAATTAATCAACATTTCatacaccaaaaaattaaacttGTTGCCTGCATCCATGAAATGGGGGAACAAGATGAATCAGGAAGGTAACTAAGTTTAAATACCATCTCCATCATTTTctaaattcaatgaatttaaaaaaaattgctctttctgtttttttctCTTAACTTGTTGCCTGTAGATCCATGAAATGGTAGATGGATGAATCAGGAAGAATGCCCAATTTGCACGATGAATCTCCCATTTTTCGTTGTAAAACGAATCCCCAATTTGCAAGATGAACCCTTCTCTCGGCTGCAAGACGAATCCCCAATTTCTCtaatattgtttgtaccatatttagggcctctgtatttagaactcgtataaatactcgggggactcaaatgtaattatgtaataaatgaaggggcaaatatgtaataagtgaggagcctttattctataaaaggaattctcactctcctcattaaggaaGGTCAGGATTCGGGCCAAGATGGAAGCCAAGTTTAAGGCCATGGAAAGAGAGCAcatagaaaataggctagagagcacactgcctctagcctttttgtatatttaccattcagagtgaaacaatataaacatcagtgtggacgtagcccaaacattagggtgaaccacgatacatcttgtgttctttactttcttgcaaatttacggtcggatttatgttgttccaagacctccggttttgtgcatcaacatttggcgccgtctgtgggaaacgacacgaaaagctatgtcggttctctttcattttgtcACCTCCGCTGTGAATTTgcaaaaacccaagaacccaaaGTTTTCCCAGAAAACCCACGAAGCCACCTCCTCTCTCACTCAGTCTCTCCCTGTAACTGCAAGACAAATTCCCGCACCAATTCCTCACTCGCTCTCTAAAAAACCAGAACACAAACACTTCATCTGCAACAAAGGTGACGAAAAGGGTGATGGAAGTCGTGAAGGGCCTGGATCTGCAGCGCTACATGGGGTGGTGGTACGAGATTGCCTCTGTTCCGTCGTAGTTTCAGCCCAAGAATGATGAGAACACGCGTGCCACCTACACTCTGAAAGACGATCGCACCGTGAATGTGCTAAACAAGACTTGGACCGACAGGAATAGGGGGTTCATCCAGGACATCGCATACAAGGTAGACCCGAATAGTGGCGAGGCGAAACTGAAGGTGAGGTTTTATGTTCCGCCATTTCTGCCGATCATTCCTGTCACGGGGGATTACTGGGTTTTGTTCATTGACGAGGATTATCAGTATGCTTTGATTGGCCAGCATAGTAGGAGTTCCCTTTGGTAAGAATTAGTATTGTCGGttgaaaaaatatatagagCTCCAGCTCGAGTCCTAAAGTTCGAGTCCCAAACCCTACCGCTGCAAGTACTGGTGCCCGGTTGCGGTACTTCCCACCTATCTTAACACCTCTATAATGCCGGATTTAAGGCCATCACCAACATTGACTTATCTAAGGTCGCCATTTCCGACATGTTGTGCCGCAATGTGCGTATACGCCCTGGTATGAAGTGGCAAGTCATGGACGTCACTGACATGCAGTTCGAGGATGAGAGCTTTGACGTTGTTGTTGATAAAGGCGGCTTTGATGCTTTGATGGACCCAGAGTTTGGCGTGCAGATgcagaaaaacagaaaaatatgtTCAAGAAGACCATACCGACAGTAGATAGGAATAAGATAAGCTTTCTCGATAATCAGTCTATTATTATTCcttttgtctgccatctgccaaaagaaagaaaaacagaaagaaagcaaagtaaaaagagaaaaaaagatgcAGTGaacagagagaaagaaaagaaaacagaaaagaagaaacataaacaaaagcaaaagcaaagcagaaaagaaaagagaaaagaagaaacagaaacaaaagcaaaagcaaagcataaagcaaaagaagataaaaagaagcagacataattgcggtggtgatgacATGTAGAAAAGgaaattatgggcgtgacccattgagcagaggggcggatttatttttgaatgatgtaatttatttttcttatctttcggagatatctgtataacccaatcagagggtaatcatataaaaaaaaaacggcaagcccaaaataatgggctggaatgttatgtggagggtgaaggttcatatgcccaaaagagtcaGGCCTTCTATtatcacaaaccaggtgatcaaaagtacgtccagtactccaaaattattcggcagcatgctgctattatcaccaaccaagtgatcaaaagtacgtctagtactataaaaaattattcggcagcttgccgctattatcaccaaccaggtgatcaaaagtacgtccagtactccaaaattatttggcagcctgccgctattatcaccaaccaggcgatcaaaagtacgtcaaatactccaaaattatttggcagcaTGCCgatattatcaccaactaggtgatcaaaagtacattcagtactccaaaattatacatgagcatcactcatatcaaacatacataaacattcatgagcatcactcatgtcaatcatacataaacattcatgagcatcattcatgtcaacattcatgagcatcattcatgtcaacatccatgagcatcactcatgtcaatcaacataaacattcatgagcatcactcatgtcaatcagcttcgaaagcttcactTACAGAGCTCCACcttcaaaagctccagcttcaaaagcttcatttacaaaagctccagcttcaaagcttcactttcaaagtttcacctacaaagcttcagtgcatggtatacaaagaccgctTCCGAACCAacgtataaaatatcgatgatattgaAAATATCAGTAGTtcaaaaacacagaaatatcgatggaaatatcgggatattatcgatatcgataaaaataatatggaaaccacggaaattgtaagaaaaacttgaaattttttattgaaactttgcaggatgtttatttagtcaactatctattagtttatcacaaaacattggaaggaaatgcattgcatgatggatttaactgatttaagttgattatatagcgagctggcaaacattgtgagtgtagaaaatatgtagtaattaatgaaagaagtttaaacacaccataatcatttatatataatgacttagtacaatattttacactttatacattgtatggtaagaTACGTGAGTTACACAAACAACGAGAAATTAATGAGAAAGCCCTTCCCAAAACGTCAGCACCCGCTATTTTGACCACACTAATCCAACGGCTCAATACCATTGAtagccttaaaaaaaaaagaattgattGGTCttaaaaagaaaacgaaaagaaaatattatattataagaATATAATATAGTATTGTTTTAAAAGATAGATAGTTTAAGGGGTAAAAATAGAAAGACAGTTTAATCTTTTGCTGGAAAAGACGTCGTGATCTAGTTGAGTAATCCAAATAGGAAGAGGATACAAGCCAGATCTAGAAATGTCAGTCACAATTATttcatttatttaccaaaaaaccaaaaaaaaaaattgttttaaaacataacaaataatataatgttatcttaatcatttatataatatatttattgGACCAAAGCAATAACAATAGGAAGAAGGATTCACAAGATCTTGTTCCTGCATCTCTTTGTCCAACTTTGATAGTgggtaattattttttgttttttttaattatgtggGTGGTAGACTTTCACATAAAACTAGGCATTTTTTTCCACTTTCCCGATTTCCCTGCTGCCTAATTTCTATCAATCATCTCAACTTCTCTGTTTAACTCTATATCTTCTTCTCTTCTGATCCCTCACTCTAACCCTCCATGTCTACTCTGCACATCTTCCTCTATCACTCCCTCTAAGCCACCATGGTAATTCTCCATTTTCAAGCACAACACATCTCACGAACACACACACTCACCCGCTGTTCGTCTCTTCCCAGCTCCGCCGCACAATTCCACCATCACCATGGGTCGCGTCCGCACAAAGACAGTGAAGAAATCTTCCCGCCAGGTGATTAAGCGCTACTACTCGCGTATGACCCTGGACTTCCACACCAATAAGAAGATCCTCGAGGAAGTCGCCATCATCCCCTCCAAGTGTCTCTGCAACAAGATTGCCGGATTCTCCACCCACCTCATGAAGCAGATCCAGAAGGGCCTGGTTCGTGGCATTTCCCTGAAGTTGCAGGAGGAGGACCGCGAGCGCCGCATAGACTTTGTCCCCAAGGAGTTCGCCATCAAGATTGACGAGATCTCTGTCGACAAGGAAACCCTCGACATGCTCTCCGTTCTCGGTATGGCTGACATGCCTGGTTCAAGCGGGTCGACCCGGAAGCTCAGACTCAAATTTgcataatatcgcgatattaataatattattgataatatcgcgatattatgaCGATAATTAAGGGGATAAGTATAAAAATATCGTCATCTAAAAAAaacgatatttcgccgataatatcgatattttgttCTTtgctccgaacaaccgccatacatggattgaatttgaagtctccagccaacatactctattgactgaagacttgggggactacactatgtaccatatattgggcttccgcaactgggcctcatgaaaaatacttggggaacttagcccattatttacgtattgaggagcgaacccttattctataaaagggactccctcacctccattagagagagactcttagcccatcacttatgtattgaggagcgagcccttattatataaaaatgactccctcacctccattagagagcatcgctgccAGCTGAACAACCGCAtcgccgcaagcatcactcttaatccatcacttatgtattgaggagcgagcccttattctattaAAGGGAATTCATCACctccattagagagcatcgccgccagctgagcaaccgtctcgcctcaagcatcactcttaacccatcacgtatgtattgaggagcgagcccttattctataaaagagactcccttacctccattagagagtatcgccgccagttgagcaaccgcctcactgcaagcatcactcttaacctatcacttatgtattgaggagcaatcccttattctataaaagggactccctcaccatcattaaaaAGCAttgccgcctgctgagcaaccgcctcgctgcgagc
Proteins encoded in this region:
- the LOC126630498 gene encoding uncharacterized protein LOC126630498 isoform X1, with product MECNKDDAVKAKELAERKFAERNYASAKKFVLKALNLCPELEGLSQMLTILDVYISSENKINGEADWYGVLSVTPYADDETIKKEYRKLAFMLHPDKNKCFGAEGAFKLVSEAWTLLSDKAKRVAYNHMRNVQGFQQEAVSRTGGPSVQPSASTFQNCMNSVRKTVKASQQEAAHRSGGPSTQPSASTFQNVMNARTQRGSTHIPSYAKAATFWTICNHCKTHYQYVRMYLHHLLVCPNCKKTFLAVEQAPPAEIFKSSKSSSSQQHQNSRHYAAGGNSNSSGRNCAAAQNVGAGGSSGSNSNNNTNLKQGSATKVTSIGSTVASGHAAVDAVQQASENMNRNSERRQSIAEWERSQNLKGNPTLKKRRTDDPHLNGYDKKRPNQMAMGSGGADVGGISELSKGNSGTKRIYDFSSAQDKPKVLREVPYPVIRKVLIETALTSIRNFLARSSATEAKQAKKEQETVKVKKKQKSVVNVDTSTNSAPDVEDKSPMPINVPDPDFHNFDLDRTERSFGEDQVWAAYDNDGMPRYYGRIQKVISLKPFKMRVSWLNSRSNNELGTLNWVGSGFAKTCGDFRPGKYAISDTLNSFSSKVNWTKGTRGMIRIFPTRGEIWALYRNWSPEWNQHTPDAVINKYDMVELLDEFTEEHGVSVAPLSKVAGFKTVFRKHTDPKEVKRIPKEEMFRFSHRVPSHLLTGEEAHNAPKGCWELDPAALPSELYQVITEARDALVKQNDGKTSEEIPKPQPMMTDDNGTCQVGQGN
- the LOC126630498 gene encoding uncharacterized protein LOC126630498 isoform X2 encodes the protein MECNKDDAVKAKELAERKFAERNYASAKKFVLKALNLCPELEGLSQMLTILDVYISSENKINGEADWYGVLSVTPYADDETIKKEYRKLAFMLHPDKNKCFGAEGAFKLVSEAWTLLSDKAKRVAYNHMRNVQGFQQEAVSRTGGPSVQPSASTFQNCMNSVRKTVKASQQEAAHRSGGPSTQPSASTFQNVMNARTQRGSTHIPSYAKAATFWTICNHCKTHYQYVRMYLHHLLVCPNCKKTFLAVEQAPPAEIFKSSKSSSSQQHQNSRHYAAGGNSNSSGRNCAAAQNVGAGGSSGSNSNNNTNLKQGSATKVTSIGSTVASGHAAVDAVQQASENMNRNSERRQSIAEWERSQNLKGNPTLKKRRTDDPHLNGYDKKRPNQMAMGSGGADVGGISELSKGNSGTKRIYDFSSAQDKPKVLREVPYPVIRKVLIETALTSIRNFLARSSATEAKQAKKEQETVKVKKKQKSVVNVDTSTNSAPDVEDKSPMPINVPDPDFHNFDLDRTERSFGEDQVWAAYDNDGMPRYYGRIQKVISLKPFKMRVSWLNSRSNNELGTLNWVNWTKGTRGMIRIFPTRGEIWALYRNWSPEWNQHTPDAVINKYDMVELLDEFTEEHGVSVAPLSKVAGFKTVFRKHTDPKEVKRIPKEEMFRFSHRVPSHLLTGEEAHNAPKGCWELDPAALPSELYQVITEARDALVKQNDGKTSEEIPKPQPMMTDDNGTCQVGQGN